Part of the Geoalkalibacter sp. genome, ACACCCTGCAAGCGGGTTGTCCCTTGCGCTGCAAGCGCCCATCCCCGACGATTTTTCGTCGTTATTACCAAATGGTTTCAACCCGTCGGCGGTTTGCGCGCCACTAGGATAATCTTGCTCCTTGGGCGTAGCAGCGGCGGGCGCATGCCCAGCAACTCATCGTAACCGGCTCCTTGGGCGAGGATTTCGAAGCCGCTCTGTTCGACCAGCCTCGCCAGTTGTCCGGGGGTGAAGATTTGCTTGTGCCCGTAGGGCAGGGCGGAGTAGTAGCTCGATAGAAACAGCGGCAGGCGGCCGCCGCTCAGGCGGGAGGCCAGTAGGCTGAGGCGGTAGGGCAGAACCTCGCGCGAGGGAGTGTCGACAAAAAGGGCGCCGCCGGGTTTGAGCAGTTGGAAGGCGCACCTGATGGTCTCGGCGGGAAAGTTGACGTGCTCGATGACATCCCACAGGGTGATGACATCGAAGAAGGCCGTGAATTTCTCCCGCCAGCGCGGGGCTTCGATGGTTTGCTCTTCCAGGTGCAGATCAAATTCGCGCCGGGCGAATAAACGGCGCAAGCGGCTCGGCTCGATGCCCGTGCCATCGGCGTCGGCCGCGCGCAGTCGCAGAAGAAACTGGCCGACGCCCGCGCCGATGTCGAGACACTTGGCGCCGGGCAGGCTGCAATATTTTTCCACCAGCCGCAGGCGCCAGGGCAGTTCTCCCTCGCTGGTTCCCAGGCGTTCGGAAATATACTTCCAGGATTTTTCGTCCAACTCGCCAAGTTCTTCTTCGCCTTCGGCGGGCAGGGGATCGAGGTGGTCGAGGAAATGAAAATCGCAGCGCCGACAGGTCAGGAGCGTTCCGGCTTCCAGGCGATAGGTCGGCTGCGCGGATCGTTCCCCGCAAAGTTTGCAGGGATGAAAGTCATCGTCCTTGGGCGGTTGCCGTGCTTCACTCGGCATTTTTTCGCCAGGGACGCTCAAGGCCCACCTTGATGCCGAGCAGCACGGCGGGCAGGCTGTGAAAGAACAGATCGAACATATCCAGGGGCCGGGTGAGGGAGCCTTCCCTGAGCATGCGCAGTTTTTCCATGAGGTGCGGCTCGGGATAAAAGGGTGAGAGCCCAAGCAGCAAGGTCAGTAGGATGAGTATCGGGTAGCTGATTTTTGCAAGGAAGTTGCGCATGGCGGCTTTATCTCTCGTTGGCTACCAGAAGCGATACCAGCAACCCCAGGTGGGCTTCCTCGTAGCGGGCAAAGCGGCTGAACATGGTTTTCAAGCGTTCCTCGGGAAAGCTGGCGACGGCAAAGAGGTGCATGCGGCGAAAATCCTGCTCCAGGTCCATGGCGATGCGCAAGGCAG contains:
- a CDS encoding class I SAM-dependent methyltransferase — encoded protein: MPSEARQPPKDDDFHPCKLCGERSAQPTYRLEAGTLLTCRRCDFHFLDHLDPLPAEGEEELGELDEKSWKYISERLGTSEGELPWRLRLVEKYCSLPGAKCLDIGAGVGQFLLRLRAADADGTGIEPSRLRRLFARREFDLHLEEQTIEAPRWREKFTAFFDVITLWDVIEHVNFPAETIRCAFQLLKPGGALFVDTPSREVLPYRLSLLASRLSGGRLPLFLSSYYSALPYGHKQIFTPGQLARLVEQSGFEILAQGAGYDELLGMRPPLLRPRSKIILVARKPPTG